A genomic region of Papaver somniferum cultivar HN1 chromosome 7, ASM357369v1, whole genome shotgun sequence contains the following coding sequences:
- the LOC113295646 gene encoding uncharacterized protein LOC113295646 — MGLRRPRAQEKLRSLINQFQPSVVFIAEPKINCNAAFCNKLNLSGMQNMVIHNSLFNKKGNIWLFWNKNLPTPTVVSMSTLMITVNIGGNLVYGVHAHVGVVQRRNLWTEMEVISRFNLPWLAIGDFNAFLTAEENFGGRAPNTRNMLEFNNCLDKCELQQASKSLCWNYKVGLRIASDHSPLLDGCVEGDPTFVFQSKLKKLKKGLVEWNWKVFVNLNEQIKEATKEVQEAMKLSDDNPLNEELLDNLVKAENKLNTKEVQLSTMLKLKARTKWVKEGSANTNFFHTKLKVRQARNSIYELENSNNEIIIDQGKITEELVKFFEERFKFKEVNISETLLEVIPKIITTEDQAMLDVVPAMEEIKQTIFEMDPDSSPGPDGFSGSFYRACWKIIQDDVVNAVQFCWKKIFIPKGLNSNFFVLLPKVEGARSPQQYRPIGLSNVSFKIFTKIITSRMSILMHKLISPQQASYIKGRNIQDQIILASEMVNEMKKKIRNGNIGLKLDIAQAYDSVSWKFLFQVLKKYGFSDTWCEWLGILFESARISVMINGGPNDFFSVGRGLRQGDPISPILFVLMEDVLSRNITKLVMEDDVFIFCSGAKKSIQNLLKLLEEYQDSSGQVIDRRKSKPFVDGTTTARMMQIKEMMQMEVSSLLDKYLGVILHSGRIKIATVWPIVEIMQKKLASWKEVGFTEYVKEHINLKVSDLIVEGKWNLPEELNQILAHYNLPAIGVGDDILIWKGEIKGLAGFGVVIRDHLSQVLGVITGGIGITTNYIAEVYAIISAVELAVEWKVHNVILNSDSKTVITKFENNKMPWFVKMRWQKEIRHIQSIIFLHSYRETNFATDTAAKKGARLAAGKRQVYYGRPNFLARVEQPNVEYYRIC; from the exons ATGGGCCTGAGAAGACCTAGGGCTCAAGAGAAATTAAGGTCTTTGATAAATCAATTTCAACCTTCAGTAGTTTTTATAGCAGAACCTAAAATAAATTGCAATGCAgcattttgcaataagttgaatTTATCTGGAATGCAGAACATGGTAATTCACAATTCACTTTTCAATAAGAAAGGAAACATTTGGTTATTTTGGAACAAGAATCTTCCTACACCAACTGTGGTTTCAATGTCTACTCTAATGATCACTGTCAACATTGGAGGCAATCTGGTATATGGAGTTCATGCTCATGTTGGTGTtgtgcaaagaagaaatttatgGACTGAAATGGAGGTAATAAGTAGGTTCAATCTTCCTTGGCTGGCTATTGGTGATTTTAATGCATTCCTAACTGCAGAAGAAAACTTTGGAGGGAGAGCTCCTAATACAAGAAATATGCTTGAATTCAATAATTGTCTGGACAAATGTGAATTACAACAAGCTTCAAAATCTTTGT GTTGGAATTATAAAGTTGGTTTGAGAATAGCTTCTGATCATTCTCCACTTTTAGATGGTTGT GTAGAAGGGGATCCAACTTTTGTGTTCCAAAGCAAacttaaaaagttaaaaaaagGGTTGGTGGAATGGAACTGGAAAGTGTTTGTAAATCTAAATGAACAAATCAAGGAAGCTACAAAAGAAGTTCAAGAAGCAATGAAGTTATCTGATGACAATCCACTTAATGAGGAGTTATTAGACAACTTAGTAAAAGCTGAAAATAAGTTGAATACAAAAGAAGTGCAGTTAAGTACAATGCTTAAACTTAAAGCTAGAACCAAATGGGTTAAAGAAGGGTCAGCAAATACCAATTTTTTTCATACCAAGCTTAAAGTAAGGCAAGCAAGAAACTCAATCTATGAATTGGAGAATAGCAACAATGAAATCATTATAGATCAAGGTAAAATAACAGAAGAGCTTGTTAAATTTTTTGAAGAAAGATTCAAGTTCAAAGAAGTAAATATTTCAGAAACATTGCTTGAAGTAATTCCAAAAATAATCACAACAGAAGATCAAGCTATGTTGGATGTTGTCCCAGCTAtggaagaaattaaacaaactatATTTGAAATGGATCCAGATAgctctccaggtccagatggattttcAGGTAGTTTTTACAGGGCATGTTGGAAGATAATTCAAGATGATGTGGTCAATGCAGTTCAATTTTGctggaaaaaaatatttattccaaAAGGATTAAACTCTAATTTTTTTGTGCTGCTCCCAAAAGTAGAAGGTGCAAGATCTCCTCAGCAATATAGGCCAATTGGTCTAAGCAATGTAAGTTTCaaaatcttcaccaaaatcattaCATCAAGAATGTCAATTCTCATGCATAAGCTAATTTCTCCTCAACAAGCATCATACATCAAAGGAAGAAACATACAAGATCAAATTATTTTAGCTTCTGAAATGGTcaatgaaatgaaaaagaaaataagaaatggcAATATTGGTCTCAAACTGGATATAGCTCAGGCTTATGATTCTGTGAGCtggaaatttctttttcaagttcTAAAGAAGTATGGATTCTCAGATACATGGTGTGAATGGCTAGGCATTCTTTTTGAGTCTGCAAGAATTTCAGTCATGATAAATGGAGGACCAAATGATTTCTTTTCAGTGGGTAGAGGATTGAGACAAGGAGACCCTATATCTCCAAttctttttgttttgatggaggatgttcttagtagaaataTTACAAAGTTGGTGATGGAGG atgatgtttttaTCTTCTGCAGTGGAGCAAAGAAGAGTATTCAAAATCTGTTGAAACTATTAGAAGAATATCAAGACAGTTCAGGCCAAGTAATTGACAGGAGAAAAAGCAAACCTTTTGTGGATGGAACAACCACAGCAAGAATGATGCAAATTAAAGAAATGATGCAAATGGAAGTGAGTAGCTTGCTTGACAAATATTTGGGAGTCATCTTACATTCTGGCAGAATTAAAATTGCAACTGTTTGGCCCATAGTGGAGATAATGCAAAAGAAGTTGGCTAGCTGGAAAG AGGTTGGATTCACAGAGTATGTTAAGGAGCATATCAATCTAAAAGTCTCAGACTTAATTGTTGAAGGAAAATGGAATTTACCTGAGGAGCTAAATCAAATTCTTGCACATTACAATCTACCTGCAATTGGTGTTGGTGATGATATTCTAATATGGAAAGGAGAAATTAAAG GACTTGctggttttggtgtagtgattagagatcatttgagtcaggtaTTGGGAGTGATAACTGGTGGAATTGGTATTACTACAAATTACATAGCAGAAGTGTATGCAATCATAAGTGCAGTGGAGTTGGCTGTTGAATGGAAGGTGCATAATGTAATCCTAAATTCAGATTCCAAAACAGTCataactaaatttgaaaacaacaaGATGCCCTGGTTTGTGAAAATGAGATGGCAGAAGGAAATTAGACACATTCAGTCTATCATATTCTTACACAGTTACAGGGAAACAAACTTTGCAACTGACACAGCAGCAAAGAAAGGTGCTAGATTGGCAGCAGGGAAAAGACAAGTCTATTATGGAagacctaattttctagcaagaGTAGAGCAACcaaatgtggaatattatagaatCTGTTGA